One stretch of Podospora pseudoanserina strain CBS 124.78 chromosome 4, whole genome shotgun sequence DNA includes these proteins:
- the MAD2 gene encoding Mitotic spindle checkpoint component mad2 (BUSCO:EOG09264BJC; EggNog:ENOG503NXDB; COG:D; COG:Z), with the protein MSAPPKRSSSARAGGDKDKSKVHKLSLKGSAKLVAEFFQYSIHTILFQRGVYPAEDFSAVKKYGLNMLVSSDDQVRSYIKKIMSQLDKWMLGGKISKLVIVITDKDTGEHVERWQFDVQIFKKASSSSKSKTSTPIGDENTGEEKPTATEKEKDKTEAEIQQEIAAIFRQITASVTFLPQLSGNCTFNVLVYADADSEVPVEWGDSDAKEIKDAEKVQLRGFSTANHKVETLVSYRLVE; encoded by the exons atgtcgGCCCCTCCCAAAAGGTCATCCTCTGCCAGAGCAGGCGGCGACAAAGACAAATCCAAAGTCCACAAGCTCTCCCTCAAAGGCTCCGCCAAACTAGTCGCCGAATTT TTCCAATATTCCATCCATACTATCCTCTTTCAACGCGGCGTCTATCCTGCCGAAGACTTCTCCGCTGTCAAAAAATACGGCCTCAACATGCTCGTGTCCTCGGACGACCAGGTCCGGTCCTAcatcaagaagatcatgTCCCAGCTCGACAAGTGGATGCTCGGCGGCAAGATCTCCAAGCTCGTTATTGTCATCACGGACAAAGACACCGGTGAACATGTGGAGCGGTGGCAGTTTGATGTACAAATCTTCAAGAAggcgtcctcatcatccaagtcaaaaacatcaacaccgaTCGGGGACGAAAACacaggggaggagaagccaaCAGCGAccgagaaggaaaaggacaaGACCGAAGCCGAGATCCAACAGGAGATTGCGGCGATTTTTCGACAGATCACTGCGAGCGTCACGTTCCTGCCGCAGCTGAGCGGGAATTGCACCTTCAACGTGCTGGTGTATGCTGATGCTGACAGCGAGGTGCCCGTCGAGTGGGGGGACAGCGATgccaaggagatcaaggacgCGGAAAAGGTACAGCTGAGAGGGTTCAGCACGGCAAACCACAAGGTCGAGACGCTGGTCTCGTATCGGTTGGTGGAGTGA
- a CDS encoding hypothetical protein (EggNog:ENOG503PQGQ), with protein sequence MHIRGGNHVGSHAGHHNHLRARQGGFNWDWWCKWYPWNPRCSSRTTKDGGGGGGGGGWFNGRPTTTSKVERPSPTPAPTPKPSPTPTPLPVPAPAPAPAPVQSSPAPTPTTAKAVANNPATTPEQQQPATTRRPADGGATDKVNEGTPTATDRGGAQAGGAQQDSSSPTLVPLVGSAPLDPTPDDQSPGGQGSSGGGQDGATAGFGGSAGGGPGSGSGSGPGGSVGSGGNEGNGGHIVPGSTNGTTDSPGTPNNNGLSTNGGLGGGAIAGIVVGLLGLLALVALLIFFLRKKKPQALQRVVEKFNGRPGSSYPVSAYGAEGMDKTLIAGGAGGSVSAAGAARRNSQRQDQLPMQQPTNAPTLRPVNTNLRANRVSSPTRESTRNSNAFTPSPVSPLSPAMPASVLGSAPLPSAYPVRSQYYQAPPSKPGPFTQPGYPGSSQYVPPSNAGGSLHVAHAASGAHMNRASSVSSVSSVSTTSALSAILNPAQMVWPMPPPPTPPVSVPDTPPATARDNRPQYVDLSAPGQTVVRINKPPSVRRPRRQNSNF encoded by the exons ATGCATATCCGCGGTGGTAATCACGTCGGGAGCCACGCTGGACACCACAATCACTTACGTGCAAGGCAAGGAGGGTTTAACTGGGACTGGTGGTGCAAATGGTACCCATGGAATCCTCGATGTTCTAGTCGGACAACaaaagatggtggtggtggaggaggaggaggaggatggttcAATGGTAGACCAACAACGACCTCAAAAGTGGAAAGACCTTCGCCGACACCCGCTCCAACGCCaaaaccctctccaacaccaaccccgttACCAGttccggctccggctccggcaccAGCGCCTGTTCAGTCGTCCCCAGCACCGacgccaacaacagcaaaggCGGTAGCAAACAacccagcaacaacaccagaacagcagcagccggcaACGACACGGAGACCGGCAGATGGGGGGGCAACAGATAAAGTGAATGAGGGcacaccaacagcaacggaTAGAGGCGGGGCTCAGGCAGGGGGAGCTCAACAGgactcatcatcaccaacccttGTCCCGCTCGTGGGGTCCGCTCCTCTAGACCCTACACCCGACGACCAGTCTCCGGGGGGGCAAGGTTCTTCAGGAGGTGGACAGGATGGCGCGACTGCTGGCTTCGGCGGTTCAGCGGGTGGTGGACCGGGATCAGGTTCAGGTTCGGGACCAGGAGGCAGCGTAGGATCTGGAGGAAACGAGGGAAATGGAGGACACATCGTTCCTGGGTCGACGAACGGCACAACTGACTCACCGGGGACACCTAACAACAATGGTTTGTCAACAAACGGTGGGCTGGGTGGCGGCGCCATTGCTGGTATCGTTG TTGGCTTGCTTGGTCTCCTTGCCCTGGTTGCACTTCTTATTTTTTTCCTTCGCAAGAAAAAGCCACAGGCCCTTCAAAGGGTAGTAGAGAAGTTCAATGGCAGACCAGGAAGCTCCTATCCCGTCAGCGCTTATGGAGCTGAAGGTATGGACAAGACCTTAATCGCaggaggtgctggtggctCCGTGTCGGCCGCCGGAGCCGCGAGACGTAACTCTCAACGGCAGGATCAGCTACCGATGCAGCAACCCACGAACGCCCCAACACTGCGCCCTGTGAACACCAACCTGCGCGCCAACCGGGTATCATCACCCACCAGAGAGTCGACGAGAAACAGCAACGCCTTCACTCCGTCGCCCGTCTCTCCCCTCTCACCTGCCATGCCCGCCAGCGTGCTTGGCtcagctcctcttccctcGGCGtatcccgtccgctctcaGTACtaccaagctcctccttccaaaCCAGGCCCCTTTACTCAACCAGGCTATCCCGGAAGTTCACAATACGTCCCCCCATCCAACGCCGGAGGAAGCCTTCACGTAGCCCACGCGGCATCGGGCGCGCATATGAACCGAGCCAGCAGCGTCAGCAGCGTCAGCAGCGTCAGCACCACCAGTGCTTTGAgcgccatcctcaacccgGCACAGATGGTATGGCCtatgccaccacctcccacgccgCCAGTCAGCGTGCCAGACACACCTCCCGCGACGGCTCGTGATAACAGGCCGCAATATGTTGATCTTTCGGCGCCTGGACAAACGGTGGTAAGAATCAACAAGCCCCCGAGTGtgagaagaccaaggagaCAGAACTCGAACTTTTGA
- a CDS encoding hypothetical protein (EggNog:ENOG503P0CB; COG:I) has protein sequence MRRTPLMLASAIRSLQQPTCHDLSLSVPVTSTVPHHDFETSAYSAEVLYALATRQVLVTNTYNISARYCEPASSVAASDTIQLLIHGATFNKNMWDVAYKPESYSWVRRMTQVEGYPTLSIDLPGNGNSSFPDGLLESQTQVYVETAHSVIRQLKETSVVGNRQWDKVALVGFSIGAIVANSLALQHPDDSDAVVLHGISWDATWIYPAFLAGLQGPAQQIDPEKWGHLEPYYQTQANREGRRAACFAGSYEEDIVEYDWLTRDFDSLGAAITFTYHLVDAPEYRGPVFLGIGDQDSTFCGGQYCKHQPWDLYRKFPEATGYDVKVYPETGHLILYHDTAEQLMADTVKFLRKHGF, from the exons ATGCGCCGCACTCCTCTGATGCTGGCCTCGGCCATCCGCTCCCTGCAACAACCAACATGTCACGATCTTAGTCTCAGCGTTCCAGTAACCTCGACCGTCCCTCACCATGACTTTGAGACCTCGGCATATTCTGCCGAGGTTCTCTACGCCCTTGCTACACGCCAAGTCCTCGTGACCAACACTTACAACATTTCTGCCCGGTACTGCGAGCCCGCTAGCTCTGTGGCCGCCTCAGACACTATCCAACTTTTAATTCACGGCGCGACCTTCAACAAAAACATGTGGGACGTGGCCTACAAACCCGAATCCTATTCCTGGGTGCGCCGCATGACGCAAGTCGAGGGCTACCCCACTCTGTCCATCGACCTCCCAGGTAACGGCAACAGTTCCTTTCCCGACGGATTGCTCGAATCGCAGACCCAAGTCTACGTTGAGACAGCCCACTCCGTTATTCGACAGCTCAAGGAGACAAGCGTGGTTGGCAACCGACAATGGGACAAAGTCGCTCTCGTAGGCTTCAGCATCGGTGCCATTGTTGCGAACTCCCTTGCCCTACAGCATCCGGATGATTCTGACGCTGTAGTACTGCATGGCATCTCTTGGGACGCGACATGGATCTATCCCGCCTTCCTGGCTGGGTTGCAAGGGCCAGCTCAGCAAATTGACCCCGAGAAATGGGGACATTTGGAGCCGTACTACCAGACCCAGGCCAAcagggagggaaggagggctGCCTGCTTTGCGGGGAGCTATGAAGAGGATATTGTCGAGTACGACTGGTTGACGAGAGACTTCGACAGTCTGGGAGCGGCCATCACATTTACCTATCACCTTGTTGACGCGCCAGAGTACAGAGGCCCTGTATTTTTGGGCATCGGAGATC AGGATTCGACATTCTGTGGCGGGCAGTACTGCAAACATCAGCCTTGGGATCTGTATAGGAAGTTTCCAGAGGCGACGGGGTATGATGTGAAGGTGTATCCAGAAACGGGGCATCTCATCTTGTATCATGATACTGCGGAACAGTTGATGGCAGATACCGTCAAGTTCCTGAGAAAGCATGGTTTCTAA
- a CDS encoding hypothetical protein (COG:C; CAZy:AA7; EggNog:ENOG503Q4VQ): MARCRALLQLGATAAALWGYSVLPLSMVTAAPTPECCALLAQAFPGDVSPRGTDVWTFENEDFWSATEIRNPSCVFLPDSTEKVAQAVGLFVANECRFSIKGGGHSAIPQAANIDDGVLMPMKLLNTTEVDLEAGSIRAGMGLLMRDIYQALDPHNLTAMIGRYEKVGMGLTVGAGISYFFNREGFAVDNVLNYEVVLANGSVVNANQTSHPDLFRALKGGNNNFGVVTHATLRTVETEGAVYGGVVYYPESSIPQVTDQIYDYHTRQAVEDTLTHVLPQYGYNGTSNESIAFCPVIYNRAVDELPEIMRGWVDTPYTQSTLKKRPYADLAFELHDGFPDRQVQEQRVFTVYADADLYRDVWAAYHSWLQQWQHIPGLYGLHVVMPITQNSLVASYSKSSNVLGLNDNLTNNQTLGVLYFGLTMDSMDDTAEILPAHAEFVQSMIDLAKSRNLWHPYIMLTYSGWDQPAIASYGPENVAFLYEVQAAYDPTHVFQRLVPGGQKLPEPGSW; the protein is encoded by the exons ATGGCTCGCTGTCGGGCATTGCTACAGCTCGGTGCAACAGCGGCAGCCCTCTGGGGCTATTCGGTGTTGCCGCTCTCGATGGTTACTGCAGCGCCAACTCCCGAATGT TGCGCGCTTCTTGCCCAAGCCTTTCCTGGTGATGTCTCGCCTCGAGGCACTGATGTGTGGACGTTTGAGAATGAAGACTTCTGGT CTGCCACTGAAATTCGTAACCCGTCTTGTGTCTTCCTGCCGGACTCAACCGAAAAGGTTGCGCAGGCAGTTGGCCTTTTTGTAGCCAACGAATGCCGCTTCTCCATCAAGGGAGGAGGCCACAGCGCAATCCCCCAAGCCGCAAACATTGACGATGGTGTCCTCATGCCCATGAAGCTTCTCAACACGACCGAGGTGGACTTGGAAGCTGGTTCCATACGTGCAGGAATGGGCCTGTTGATGAGAGACATCTACCAAGCCCTTGACCCTCACAATCTGACTGCTATGATTGGCCGCTATGAGAAGGTTGGCATGGGCCTCACTGTTGGAGCTGGCATCTCGTACTTCTTCAACCGGGAAGGCTTTGCGGTGGACAATGTCCTCAACTACGAGGTTGTTCTGGCAAACGGCTCAGTTGTGAACGCCAACCAAACGAGTCACCCCGATCTTTTCAGGGCCCTCAAAggtggcaacaacaactttgGCGTGGTCACGCATGCCACCCTGAGAACAGTGGAGACTGAAGGTGCAGTGTacggtggtgtggtg TACTATCCGGAGTCTTCAATTCCCCAAGTGACGGACCAAATTTACGACTACCACACACGCCAAGCCGTCGAGGATACTCTCACCCACGTTCTACCTCAGTATGGCTACAATGGAACGTCAAACGAATCCATCGCATTTTGCCCTGTAATTTACAATCGGGCTGTTGACGAGCTGCCAGAGATCATGCGCGGATGGGTTGACACACCATACACCCAGAGCACGTTGAAGAAGAGACCATATGCCGATCTAGCGTTTGAACTTCATGACGGTTTCCCCGATCGTCAAGTCCAAGAGCAGCGTGTCTTCACTGTCTACGCCGATGCCGACTTGTATCGCGACGTGTGGGCCGCATATCACAGCTGGCTCCAACAATGGCAACACATCCCTGGGCTTTATGGCCTGCATGTTGTGATGCCCATCACTCAGAACTCGCTGGTTGCCAGCTATTCGAAAAGCTCAAATGTCTTGGGGCTGAATGACAATCTGACCAATAATCAGACTTTGGGAG TGCTGTACTTTGGTTTGACAATGGACAGCATGGATGACACGGCCGAAATTCTCCCCGCCCATGCAGAGTTTGTTCAGTCCATGATCGATCTTGCCAAATCGCGAAACCTATGGCATCCGTACAT TATGCTAACATACTCTGGCTGGGATCAACCTGCTATCGCAAGCTATGGTCCAGAGAATGTCGCCTTTCTCTACGAGGTACAAGCCGCTTATGACCCAACCCATGTTTTCCAGAGATTGGTCCCCGGAGGACAAAAGTTGCCCGAACCTGGGTCTTGGTAG
- a CDS encoding hypothetical protein (EggNog:ENOG503PYEB), whose amino-acid sequence MPIPKPQALRTFYRSSSARYVSSTPVRLATATSPSSRSNINDPRGGAPVDDIDLVFDYPTSQQASPSTSPPSLESSGLSASSISGGAYTGRGFDMDETIMSAQETVGQVKDKMGDVMHTSKATIKRVDKEMGYPDNNVIYAGLGALGLAALYVTLREPGVTEEVRRRDPTLDARRGMHNVKHDLPAHAPLENKVEKMIGRTG is encoded by the exons ATGCCAATTCCCAAGCCTCAAGCTCTGCGAACCTTTTACCGATCTTCATCGGCTCGCTATGTttcctccacccccgtccGGTTGGCTACcgcaacctctccatcctcgcgATCCAACATCAATGACCCTCGTGGCGGAGCTCCAGTCGACGACATTGATCTCGTCTTCGACTACCCGACCTCGCAACAGGCTTCCCCCTCGACGagccctccctccctcgaGTCCTCAGGTTTGAGTGCCTCCAGCATTTCGGGAGGCGCGTACACGGGTCGCGGGTTCGACATGGACGAGACTATCATGTCGGCCCAGGAGACGGTAGGGCAGGTAAAGGACAAGATGGGCGATGTGATGCATACCAGCAAGGCGACCATCAAGAGAGTCGACAAGGAGATGGGTTACCCAGATAATAACGTAAT CTATGCCGGTCTGGGAGCTCTTGGACTTGCAGCACTGTATGTTACCCTCCGTGAACCTGGCGTCACGGAGGAGGTACGTCGACGGGATCCCACCCTAGATGCTCGACGCGGCATGCACAACGTCAAGCATGACTTGCCCGCCCACGCGCCGTTGGAGAACAAGGTAGAGAAGATGATCGGCCGTACTGGTTAA
- a CDS encoding hypothetical protein (COG:L; EggNog:ENOG503NU3Q): protein MPPKPKKFYGVRVGIEPGVYESWEECQKVIAVSGAVHKSFLSRDEAAAWVDGAPAAPGKITRFYAVARGHKPGVYTDWDSAQMQTTGFTRPVFRKFDTRAEAEDYLRAYAAGSNQAQSAKSQPTRKRGLEIDEEEEVVLPRKKSKAPSTDGKITMVYTDGAAPGNGKAGACGGVGVWFGADDPRNVSERLAGPLQTNQRAELTAILRALQLVDLDSPIEIRTDSQYSIDCVTKWYASWVKKGWKTAGGTPVKNADLVKAIRDLMEDREAKGTITILTKVVGHSGDYGNDQADRLAVLGAQLPALDEKGLGE, encoded by the exons ATGccacccaaacccaagaAGTTCTACGGTGTCCGAGTCGGCATCGAGCCTGGTGTTTACGAGTCGTGGGAAGAATGCCAAAAGGTGATCGCCGTTAGCGGTGCTGTCC ACAAGAGCTTCCTCTCGCGCGAtgaagcagcagcatggGTGGATGGTGCGCCTGCGGCCCCCGGTAAAATCACTCGGTTCTATGCCGTGGCTCGGGGACACAAGCCCGGTGTATATACAGATTGGGACAGCGCGCAGATGCAAACGACTGGGTTCACGAGACCAGTCTTTCGAAAGTTCGACACGCGTGCTGAGGCGGAGGATTACCTCCGGGCCTACGCAGCTGGATCCAACCAAGCTCAGTCTGCTAAATCTCAGCCCACACGCAAACGTGGGCTTGAGatcgatgaggaggaggaggttgtgttACCCAGGAAAAAGTCAAAGGCGCCCAGCACTGACGGTAAGATAACGATGGTATACACAGACGGCGCGGCGCCTGGTAACGGAAAAGCAGGCGCTTGCGGTGgagttggtgtttggttcGGTGCAGACGACCCACGCAACGTCTCGGAGCGCCTCGCCGGCCCACTACAAACCAATCAGCGTGCGGAGCTCACAGCTATCCTTCGAGCTCTTCAGCTCGTCGACCTCGATTCACCAATCGAAATTCGTACTGATAGCCAGTATTCAATCGACTGCGTCACCAAGTGGTATGCCTCTTGGGTGAAGAAAGGGTGGAAAACAGCAGGTGGTACCCCTGTCAAAAACGCCGACCTGGTCAAAGCTATCCGGGACCTGATGGAGGATCGGGAGGCAAAGGGGACCATTACCATCCTGACCAAAGTTGTTGGACACTCTGGGGATTATGGCAATGATCAAGCCGACAGGCTGGCTGTTCTGGGAGCCCAACTGCCAGCCCTCGACGAAAAGGGCCTTGGGGAATGA
- a CDS encoding hypothetical protein (COG:I; COG:Q; EggNog:ENOG50KOG1205), with protein MSSSTSAPITSTRPVWLVTGASSGLGLEVAIEAAKLATVVAIGRDHHGLELAANAGCRTVELDLRASAEHISSVIADIIKTAGRVDVLVNAAGYILEGAVEETSDAELEDIFLTNVFAPIRLARAVLPHMRRTGAGVIFNVAGIGGFSGSPNAGAYCSSKAALATFTEALQRETGPLGIRVCLVQLGHFRTAFLKAGHRLHTALRIVDYDPVLDPLRKAFNGLDGHQPGDPGKAARALVHIASLDADSIPTLLALGSDVVPAELSAHEAKRQAFLAHDTWTNSMGFDA; from the exons ATGTCCTCGTCCACGTCCGCCCCGATAACATCAACAAGGCCGGTGTGGCTAGTGACCGGCGCATCTTCTGGACTCGGTCTAGAGGTGGCAATTGAGGCAGCAAAACTGGCGACGGTTGTTGCTATTGGTCGGGATCATCACGGACTTGAACTCGCAGCGAACGCAGGATGTCGCACGGTTGAGTTAGACCTGCGTGCCTCGGCTGAGCACATTTCCTCTGTCATTGccgacatcatcaagacAGCGGGCCGAGTGGACGTTTTGGTGAATGCGGCTGGTTATATCCTTGAAGGTGCAGTGGAAGAGACAAG TGATGCTGAGCTTGAAGAtatcttcctcaccaacgtTTTTGCCCCCATTCGTCTCGCGCGTGCAGTGCTCCCCCACATGCGGCGTACAGGGGCTGGTGTCATCTTCAACGTGGCCGGAATCGGCGGATTCAGTGGCAGTCCAAATGCAGGAGCATATTGCTCTTCCAAAGCAGCATTGGCTACGTTCACTGAGGCTCTGCAGAGAGAGACGGGCCCATTGGGGATTCGTGTGTGTCTAGTTCAGCTTGGACATTTTAGAACTGCATTCTTAAAAGCCGGACACAGGCTTCACACTGCGCTGCGCATTGTTGACTACGACCCAGTGCTAGACCCACTGCGGAAGGCTTTCAACGGATTGGACGGACACCAACCCGGTGACCCTGGGAAGGCCGCAAGAGCGTTGGTCCACATTGCAAGCTTAGATGCAGATAGCATTCCTACGCTGCTCGCCCTAGGGTCCGACGTAGTTCCTGCGGAGTTGAGTGCCCACGAAGCCAAACGACAAGCATTCTTGGCACACGATACATGGACCAACAGCATGGGGTTTGACGCCTGA